The following is a genomic window from Azospirillaceae bacterium.
GCACCCGCGTGCAGCGGGTGCGGCCGGAACAGCAGGGGCGCATCCTGTGGACGGCGCGGGCCATGTTCGCCCTGTTGGGGCTGGAGGCGCTGACCGTATTGGCGCTGGCCGTCGGGTTGTTGGTCATCCCGCCCGGCTGGCCGGCGGCCCTGGCGTTGAACGCCTTCCTGCCGGGCACCGTGCTGTCGGAACTGACGGTGTCGGTGCTGCTGCCGTTGTCGTGCGAATGGACGACGGTGCGCCACCCCTTGCGCATCGTCGCGCATCAGGCGCCCAGCCTGCTGCTGGCGCCCTTGCTGCCCATCCTGGGGCCCCTGCTGCATGTCGCGGCCGTGGCCGTGATCATGTGGCGCGATGGCACGGGGCTCCTGGCCCTGCGGACCTTCCTGGGCCGGACGGACCTGTGGGAGCGGGGCGTGCTGGCGCTGGCGGCCTTGGCGCTGGGCGTCCTGGCCGGCTGGCTGATCCGCCAGTGCGCGGTCGCCTGGATGGCGTCCCGCCGCCGTCCCGCGACACCCACCCCCGGCCTGCGGGTGGCGGCGTCGCGGGACCGGCGGGTGGGCCGGGGCGATTAGGCCTCCGGCTTTTCTTCCGTCGCTTCTTCCACTTTGGCCGCTTCGCCGGCGGCCTTGTCGGCGCGATAGGCGTCGAAGGCGATCTTGACCGAGCGGGCGGTCTCGCTGTCCGGATACGTGGCGGCCCACTGGTCGGCCAGGTCGGCGGCGGCGTCGCCGTTGCCGCCCTGGGCCATCACGGTCAGGCAGCGGGCATAGAACTGCTGCGGCACCGGGTGGGTGGGGGTGGTCTGCACCAGCACCCAGATGATCTGCGCCGCCTCATCCGTGCGGCCCATGGCGATCAGGGTGTCGGCCAGGGCCAGGCGGGCGTCGCCCTGGGACGGATCCAGGCTGGCGCAGGCGTGGAACTCCGCCGCCGCCGCGTCCAGGCGGCCGGTGTTGCGCAGCACCAGGCCCAGGTTGAAATGGGTCTCGGCCCGGTTGGGGTCGATCTCCAGCGTGTGGCGCCAGGCGTCCTCCGCCCCGGCCAGGTCGTTGGACTGGCCGCAGGCCACGCCCAGGGCGTGCCAGGCCTCCGCGAACTGCGGGTTCAGTTCCACCGCGCGGCGGAAGCTTTCGATGGCCTCGGCCGTCTTGCCCTGGCCCAGCAGGGCCATGCCCAGGTTCTGGTGGGGCGGCGGATGGTTGGGGTTCAGCGACCGCGCCTTCTTCAGGCAGGTCACCGCCTCATCGAACTTGCCCAGGCCCTGCAGCACGGCGCCCAGGTTGGACCAGGCGATGCGCACCTCCGGGATGGCGGCA
Proteins encoded in this region:
- a CDS encoding tetratricopeptide repeat protein produces the protein MNRQDRRRRISEISKDASANAPFTNDMRVAADLHRQGRLKEAENAYRAIIRIYAAIPEVRIAWSNLGAVLQGLGKFDEAVTCLKKARSLNPNHPPPHQNLGMALLGQGKTAEAIESFRRAVELNPQFAEAWHALGVACGQSNDLAGAEDAWRHTLEIDPNRAETHFNLGLVLRNTGRLDAAAAEFHACASLDPSQGDARLALADTLIAMGRTDEAAQIIWVLVQTTPTHPVPQQFYARCLTVMAQGGNGDAAADLADQWAATYPDSETARSVKIAFDAYRADKAAGEAAKVEEATEEKPEA